The Arabidopsis thaliana chromosome 5, partial sequence genomic interval AATATTGGCATTGGATTTATCAGTAGGTTGTACCAAACCTCCTAAGAAAACCTTGGTTCATGTCTGAAAGAGCCCATTTCGAATGTATGGCCCgatttttaaaagttggtCGTCAATAGCGTATACGCATAGACAATAGATTTACAATTGGACCGACTAAATGGACATGTCGGCTATAATATTATTCTCACAAGCATATCGCAAGACAACGATATAAATAttaactatttatttctttttattttcgtttGATGTCAACTATTTTTTTGATTGGACCAAGTATTCTGTTAAACAGATAAACtaataactaaaacatatatatacataaacacAGGGATGAATCATGTTATTTTCGTCGTGCAAAATAATTTTCCAATATACCCTCAAGGAAATGTCATCCCACGGCCGAGAAGTAGAGGTGACCATCTCATCGGCAAAGGATATCAAGAACGTGAACTGGCGCAACGGCCCAAACAAGCCATACGCCGTTGTATGGATCGATCCGAAGTTCAAATCCTCCACAAGAGTTGACGAAGACGGCAACACTTGTACAACGTGGAACGAGACATTTGTCATCGCTTTACCTCCGGCCAACGACGATGACGACAAGGTATACATCAACATCGTACACGCAGGCCGTGAAGAGAACACAAAGCCCCTCATCGGCTCCGCCCATCTCAGCCTCCGTGATGTCATTGATGACGTCGGCTTCGGCGTCCCCTTCATGAAAACCCTCAAGCTCAAACGCCCCTCTGGCCGACCTCAGGGCAAACTCGACGTCACTGTCACCGTTCGAGAGACTCCAGGATCAAATTACGCGCTTCCTTATGGCGATCCATACGCGCCGGAAAAGGGGAGCAAGTTCGGTGGGATGGGGACTGGACTGGCGGTCGGGGCGGTGGCCGGAGTTTTGGGTGGGGTGGCATTAGCGGAGGGACTGGAGGCTGTGGAAGgcgatgaggatgatgatgatgacgatgatgctgctgctgctgctgctgctgatgatgatgatgatgatgatgatgatgatgatgatgatgacgagtGAGACTTTGAGTTTACAGCTATATCATCTTTCATTGGTGAAGTCCTGAATTCTGTGTTGCAACATAACAAGCCTAATAACTTCGATTGAAAAACAAGTAACTCACATTAATGTTCGGGTAAGACTTCACAGAAAATAATGCAAAGGATtgatatattcaaaatttcgtgagtctctcttttctttcatatgtTTTATACTGTATATTCTGCTCCATTTTCTCAAAACAcattttaattgaattattaTAAAACCACGTAATCAtttacagtaaaacctctataaattaataatgtcgGGACcgaaaaaatttattaatttagagaggtattagtttatcgataaattaataattattaatttataaagagattttacaaattttgtaatttttacaaaaaatcgatataaaaaatacttttttctttataatcaatatttttttctaaaactaattacaagcaaaaaacaattattaagtttaaaaaataatacaaagttttttcgacgtagtaaaaatattagaattaagctctacaaataattaatagaaattgaaataaataaatattagagTCATATTTCagtaaatattttacatataatattgatatatatatatacatacatatgtgtatatagtgataaatttacataattattaatttataatattgatgggaccatatatttatataagattttcaaaaaaattattatcttattaatttatcgatttgtatcaatttttacaCTGGTCCCAACTCGGGACcggaaaaaattattaatttatagagattattaatttatcgagtattaatttatggaGGTTTTACTGTAATTGTCCATTAAATGGTTACGGCTAAGATTTGCATAAGATAAACCGATAGTGTTTCTTGGCATTACATGATTACCACCATGgaagaaaatttcttttattagttACAACTTACAATTTAGAATTACTAGCAAAttgttgaacaaaaaaaacaaaaaaaaaacttgcaatTTTCTATCTTGTAACTTAAAAAATTGGGAAAAATGCTCTTTATGGTTTCTTTTTGCCAAAGTAATCAATTTCTTTGGCTCTTAGAGCACCTTTCATCCATaattcttaagaaaatttatatattagtgaaaaaaataaaaataaaatatatattgatcaCAAGAATACATATATTACCAGCTACACTATGAGTCGCAAAGTAGTCGTTAAACAGCGTGTTAGGACTAAATAGCgactaaaacaaataaagtaaacAAGTAGGTTTATGGAGGATCTTCACATGCATCCACACAAATCTAAGCGCTTGAGTTTAAAgccttattttttaaagagcTTTGCTCACTGCACGGATGTTCAGGTAAGAAATTTTTCATGATCTTTAATTGATAGCTAAAAATGATtctagaaatcaaaatttactATCTCTACTCAACTAACAATCcacaacacaaaatattacATTCTATCTATCCACAAGAGCTTATGAGTCACTAATGATCCAGATGAACTCTTTAGAGTCAATGGAAAATAATAGTAGATGGGCGACACACGCTGTGAAGAAAGACAGAGGGAGGAACCAATGATAAATTAATGTCCATCTcttatgtaattttttggattaaaaataaaaaatatctcGCCTGGAATTTACCTagtttattgatttttagCTAATGTAGACGACGCTCCATTTGCTCTTCCGGCAGAGATCGTGGCACAAGCGGTTGCAGAGAACCGTTTCATTTTGATGGGACGGCCGGTGATGCCAAGGAGACAAAACATTCGATCGATTGTGGCTTCAATGCCGAGAATCTGGGGTCAGTCAGGGCTGGTCCATGGACGGCTAATTTCGGGGaatcaatttcaatttatCTTCCCATCTGAAGAATCCTTGGATACGGTGATGCGGCGAGGACCATGGGCGTTCAATGACCGTATGTTGATACTCCAGCGGTGGTTCCCTACAAATCAACCGCTCATCAATTTCATACCTTTTTGGATACAGATAAGGGGCATCCCTTATCACTATCTCACTCGTGAAGTCATTGCACATGTTGGGAGGGCTCTTGGAAACTTGATGGAGGTTGACTTCGGTCTAGAGACAGCGGCTCGTGTGGATTATGTTCGGGTTCAGGTTAACTGGAACATCGAAGATCCTCTTCGGTTCCAGcgaaattttcaatttgagGCCAACGTGAATACTCTCTTACGATTCCGGTTTGAAAGACTAAGGGGATTTTGCGAGGTATGTGGGATGCTTACTCACGATTCAGGAGCCTGCCTTATTCAGAATGGTGGTGGCGAGGATCTCTCAGATGATGACAATGAGGATGCTGCTCTCCCTCCTgcaatcaatcaaaatcatgGAGTGATCATTAGGGAGAttgctgatgatgaagagaacgGGGATGCTGCGAAATAGTACCAAATGTTGAAATTCCTGAGAATGCAGAAGCTATGGAGGACAACACTCCCCTGCGCAATGAACTACCAACCGGTGATGAACTTGATGAACCCCATGGAGCCTACTCAATTTTCAAAGAGGAAAGGAATATGAGTGAGCTATTTAATCCTATTCCTATCTTTGAGAATGCTACAGGAGACATTCCAGGGAATCCATCCTACCGACGCTTCTCTGCAATCATCCAGCCTGATTCGTCCAACATGGATGCATCTCGTGAGCGTCAGTCTGCAATTGCTATGGAGAGAGGTAAACGCAAGCGAGATGATGATCTAGTTCAATCTGAGGTGAAGGAGACTGAAGGAATCGTGACAAAGGAAGCAGGTGAAGGAAGCTGTTCCTCCGGCAGGAACACCAAGTGCAGAGGCGCGGTGGGCCCTATACCACCACTTGCTCCATGATTACAATCTGCTGGAACTGTCAAGGTCTCGGCATAGACCTTACAGTTCGACGCCTCAAGGAGATACAAAGGAGGTATCTCCCGGACATGATATGCCtactgaaaacaaaacaaagggATGAGAAAATCAAGGAAATAACTTCAGATCTTGGTTATTCTAACTTTGTAACAGTTCCACCACATGGTATGAGTGGTGGAATTGCTGTTCTTTGGAAAACTTctgtttcagtttcagttCTTTCACTTTCAGCAAACCTTGTAGATACGCAAGTTGAATTCAATGGAATCAGTTTCTATTTGTCGGTGGTGTATGGTCATCCAAATCCTAGTATGCGAAATGAAGTATGGGAATCCCTAGAAAGAATCTCTTCATCCAGAAGTGATCCTTGGCTAACGTTAGGCGACTTCAACgaaatcaaaaacaatgaagagaaaaatggagGACCACGACGACCTAATCGATCATTTGAAGACTTCAACCGCATGATAACCAATTGTGACGTCCATGATTTAAAGTTCATTGGCAACAAGTTCTCCTGGACAGGAAAGCGTTACTCACATAACATTTGGTGCTGTCTTGATCGTACCATGGCGAATTCAGACTGGATGACATTATTTCCTTCTGCACAGACAAAATTTCTGGATTTTGAAGGATCAGATCACCGACCATTGGTTACCAATTTTTGCAACACGGTTGACCAGAGAAGAAACCAATTTCGATATGACAGTCGCCTGTTTCACAAAGAAGGATTCAGAGACATGATCTTGGAGAGTTGGGAAGCTGACAACACTAGCATGACGCTAAATTCCAGGATTCGTCAAAGTAGAAAGCAAATGGCCGCGTGGAAACGTCGTAATCGTCTCAATGCTTCAATTCGGATTGCAATGCTCAAAAGAGACCTTAACGACGCTTATACATATGGAAATCGATCTACAGAGGAAATTCATGAAATCACTCTAGGCCTGAATCAAGCTTATAAGGATGAAGAACAATTCTGGAAAATCAAAAGCAGGAAGAATTGGGTCAAGTTGGGAGACAGAAACACTAAATACTTCTATGGTGCAACAAAGCAAAGACTTGCTAGAAACAGAGTTTTAGCAGTGACAGATGATGCTGGAAACATATATAGAGGAGATGATGAAATTGGTGAAGCTGCAGAAGAGTACTTTACAAATCTGTTCAAGTCCACAAGAGATGAATTTAGAGATAACACAAGCGTCTTCCAAGGTCTACAGGGGAAAGTGACAAATCAAATGAATATGGACCTCCAAAGAATggtgaatgaagaagaaattcaaaaggCTGTGTTTGATATTGGGCCGGATAGAGCGCCTGGACTAGATGGAATCACTGCAGCATTTTACCAACAATTTTGGCCAGATGTGAAAGATGCAGTCATTGTTGAAATCCAACGTTTTTTCCGAGAGGGTAACATGCGCGAATCAATGAACCACACCAACATCTGCCTCATTCCATAGAAAGATGTCTCTTCAGCGATAGTAGACTTTAGGCCAATTGCTTTATGCAATGTGAGCTACAAAATAATCTCCAAAATCCTTGTCGAACGCTTGAAACACCACCTGCCATCTATAATTTCAGAAAATCAAGCAGCTTTTATAGGAGGGAGGAACATTATGGACAATGTCATCATTGCAAATGAGATGCTTCACTCACTGAAAAAAGGAAACGTTGGGCTAATTCCTATATGACGGTTAAGACGGACATCACAAAGGCTTATGACAGATTGGAGTGGGCCTTTCTACGAGAAACAATGCAGAATATGGGGTTTGACTCGATTTGGATAAATTGGGTAATGCAATGTGTGGAATCAGTCAGCTTCTCAGTTCTAGTGAATGGTTCTCCTAGAGGAATGATAAAGCCAGAGCGAGGAATCCGCCAAGGTGATCCGTTATCACCATACCTCTTTATACTGTGTGCAGAAGTTCTGAGTAACCTACTCACCAAGGCAGAAGATTTGAATAGATTGAAAGGGATGAAAATAAGTACTACAGGACCTGTCATTAATCATTTGCTGTTCGCAGATGATGCTCTATTCTTTTGTCATGCACACCAAAAGTCATGCAATACTATTATGAGTATTCTTCACGAGTACGAGCAGGTCTCAGGTCAAGCGGTGAATCTGAACAAATCGGCAATCACTTTTGAATCGAGAGTAAAGCAACATGTGAAAACAAGATTGCGTCGCATACTTAATATCCATAATGATGGTGGAGGTGGGAAGTATCTCGGATTGCCTGAACAAATTGGAAGCAGGAAAAAGGAGATCTTCAGTTATGTCGTGGACAAAGTCAAGCAGAGAACACAAAATTGGTCACACAAGTTTCTTTCAGAAGGTGGCAAAGAAATACTGCTCAAAACTATAGCAATTGCCTTACCGGTCTACACGATGAACGTTTTCAAGTTACCAAAAGGAACGTGCGATGAAATAAATGGTATATTGGCACAATATTGGTGGAGTAAAAGCCGTGATAGAAGAGCAATGCATTGGATTTCCTGGAAGAGGATGAGCTTACCAAAAAATGAAGGGGGTCTTGGATTTAAAGATATTGAGAAGTTCAATTTAGCACTGTTAGGGAAACAAGTATGGAGGATACTTCAATCACCAAACAGTCTCCTCTCAAAGCTACTAAAGGCAAGGTATTTTCCCAACACCAATATTTT includes:
- a CDS encoding Calcium-dependent lipid-binding (CaLB domain) family protein (Calcium-dependent lipid-binding (CaLB domain) family protein; CONTAINS InterPro DOMAIN/s: C2 calcium/lipid-binding domain, CaLB (InterPro:IPR008973), C2 calcium-dependent membrane targeting (InterPro:IPR000008); BEST Arabidopsis thaliana protein match is: Calcium-dependent lipid-binding (CaLB domain) family protein (TAIR:AT1G07310.1); Has 7173 Blast hits to 1801 proteins in 194 species: Archae - 14; Bacteria - 856; Metazoa - 2022; Fungi - 1141; Plants - 806; Viruses - 64; Other Eukaryotes - 2270 (source: NCBI BLink).); the protein is MSSHGREVEVTISSAKDIKNVNWRNGPNKPYAVVWIDPKFKSSTRVDEDGNTCTTWNETFVIALPPANDDDDKVYINIVHAGREENTKPLIGSAHLSLRDVIDDVGFGVPFMKTLKLKRPSGRPQGKLDVTVTVRETPGSNYALPYGDPYAPEKGSKFGGMGTGLAVGAVAGVLGGVALAEGLEAVEGDEDDDDDDDAAAAAAADDDDDDDDDDDDDDE
- a CDS encoding Calcium-dependent lipid-binding (CaLB domain) family protein — protein: MLFSSCKIIFQYTLKEMSSHGREVEVTISSAKDIKNVNWRNGPNKPYAVVWIDPKFKSSTRVDEDGNTCTTWNETFVIALPPANDDDDKVYINIVHAGREENTKPLIGSAHLSLRDVIDDVGFGVPFMKTLKLKRPSGRPQGKLDVTVTVRETPGSNYALPYGDPYAPEKGSKFGGMGTGLAVGAVAGVLGGVALAEGLEAVEGDEDDDDDDDAAAAAAADDDDDDDDDDDDDDE